The genomic DNA GAGCGACGCGCCCTCGAGGGCGAGATCGTCCGCAAGTGCCTCGCCCGCACCGACCAGCAGGTCCGTCCCTCCGTCCgcaccgccaccgcctcctcctcctcacccccGGCCGGCCTTCTTCCCCACGTCCCCTCCGCTCCTTCGCTCCCCCTGATCCGCTCGGATCAATCATCGCCCTCCTTTCCGGATCCACGAACCTGCTGGTTTTGTGTTGGACCGTCTTGGATCTGGATCgggataagtttttttttttttcctgcaCTTCCGATTTTCTGAGACTCCCGCTGGTTTTTTTGTGTTGATGCAGTGTTCGTTCGTGGAGCACCGGAACTACAAGGTCGTGTACAGGCGCTACGCCTCCCTTTTCTTCCTCGTCGGCGTCGACAACGATGAGGTGTGACTccgcccaccccccccccccccccccccccccctgcacCTTCTTCTCTcaatctctcctctcctctcctcccttgGGAATGAATTCAGGTCTCTGCCATGCCAATTTGTCTGTGATTGCAAACTGTGGATGAAGTCGATCCTCTGTGATACCATTGCTACAGCGTGGGTTTAGCTGCTGCCATCTATCTGTGCTCAGCCGTAATTGTGACGAAAATGGTTTGGCAGGAAACAGTATTTTGCAGAACCTGTGAACCACAAAGGTTACATAGACCTCAAAGCAATGATCTATTTAATTTACACCCGTCTTCTATGGTACTGTTATGCTTGTGCAAGTCTGGATTGGTTCACTCTACTGTTACCATCCTCTATTAATGAAATCGAATTATTTGTCACAGATCAAACAATATTTAATATTGTAAACAGAACACAAAAAAGTGGTTTTGCTTGATGCTATGGATTTAGCTCCTGTTTGTATAATTTTTTCCATGTAAGAATTATTAGTTTACTACGCAATTGGATTTTAGTAGGGATGACAGTTGTTACAGAGATCTCAAGGGAATAATCTTTCATGGGATTTTCATAGCTTCACTGTTATGAATAATTTGCCCTTGATGTCACCATTTGTTAGGGCTACACTTTTACGTCACTGTACATAAGGTTAGTCAAGGGTGTTAGGAATATTCGCTCAAGGGTACTAGCCCTACCAAACTAATATCCATGAGTAGTTTTCACAAACTCACCATATTCTTTTCCTAATAGTCACCGGGAACCATCTATGGTACTTTTATAGTTATATGCAAGTCCTAATTTAGTGAATTTATATCATCCTTCCTTCacaatttttgaattttttattgCCGATCAACCAAAAAATACTGCATCTGTCAATTGAGGCATATTCTGATTTGGAAAAAGTTACGCTTTGCAATTTTTGTTGAATTATTTAGCGTACAGTTGCATGTTGCATGAATACTAGAATAGCTTTGTGTTAAAAGGATTGTTAAAATGATATTAATTTTGTAGCAATTAACACTCTATTGCAAATAAGTCAAAGGTCAAAATCTAGTTTTGAAGACTTCTTTAGGATGGAATGAGTATAATTTGTTCAATGAAAGTTAGCATGCAGTAGGATTTATTAGGAATTGATCTGCCAGTAGGTATGGAGATCTCAACCATATCATCAGATAAGGCTTCTACTGAATCATCCTTTGATGGCAGCATTTGCTAGGGATGTATATTTGTCAGTTCATTAATTCTGAAATATACACATATCTCACTGAATGAACTTATGTTTGATAAGATTTTGTGACATTTTGATTGGCCCTTCGGAAACTTATTACACTGTGAAATTACTGCACTCCATGTCTATCTATATACTATATCATGTTTCTTCTGCTTGTCTTGCTTTTACTTTTTAAGTGCCTTTCTTAGAGTGAATATAGTTGTAATTTCCAGAATCCCTTTTTGTGAATTAGGATTTTTGATTTGGgctagtagtttttttttttgggtggaaAGTTTCATTGTTTACCTTACTGCAACTTGCATATGCAAATCAGTGCTACAGGATTTTTAATGTTTGTTGCAATTTGACTGCATTCCAGTGTTCTTTTCAAGTTGTCAAGCACTACTAGATGCACCTTCTCACAAATTTAAATGAGTGCCTCTGGATTTGTAACTTCTGTTGCAATTTAACTGCATTTCATTTTTTGAAGTCACCAAGGATTACTGGATAGTAGATGCATCTTCCATTACTTCCTTTGCCTGCAAATCTTGTTTTAGGTATTTCCTCTctgatacaaaaattaacaatgaatccattccattccattttgCAGAATGAGTTAGCTATCCTTGAATTCATACATCTTTTTGTGGAAACTATGGATCGCCACTTTGGCAATGTGGTATGCTTGTGTAATCTCAAGCGTTTTTTTTTTCTCAGCTATTGTATTGTAAAAAGATTCACGTAACAAGGGCTGATgctgcttttcttttctttttttttctcccgtTTTGGCCAGTGCGAGCTTGATATCATGTTCCATCTGGAGAAAGTGCACTTCATGTTGGAAGAGATGGTGATGAATGGTTGCATTGTGGAGACAAGTAAACAGAACATCTTGGCACCAATACAACTTATGGAGAAAACTTCCTAAAATAGTGATATCCATTTGTCTAGTTTCCCATCCATTTCTTCTTAGCACATTTGTCTGTGTCCCCTTCCATAAATTTTCCATCTGTATGTATGTTAAAGTGCAATCAATCTCTTTAAGCATGGAGTATTGAATTGACATGATTCTGTGCTTTCGGCTATTCCTGTGATCCTCTTTTCATGTATGCCTTCGCTTTGACCACATATTTATAAAATGTATATTTATCTTGAGAAAAGCTGATTTATCATAAAACAGTAATTTATTGTTACATTTATATGCATTTGGTTGCAGATAATTTGAATAGTAATGATCAAAGGTGAGTATTTGGGGTTGGTGCTGAATGATGGATACAACTGACTGTACGGAGCATTTTGTTGTTATGATTATGTGATGGTCGTTAGTTTGCAAACCTGTAATAAGTACCACATTGTCACTTGTTCACAAGAATGGATGTCTGAAATGATGCCCAATATTGTTCTGTTTATGTTTGTGGAAAATGTTTCTCGTCCTGTGATAACTATAATAAATCATCATAATTCACAGAATCTCTTGTGCTATTTGTAATACTGTGAAGTAGCTATATTGTGCTTAggcaagaaaaatatgatttgGATTGCCATTGGCCATTGCTGGCTGGCACAAATAACTCTCTTTTACGGTTTTACCTATATCTTCATCATTTATTTTTCATGGCCTTTTTGCCCTAGACTTGATAGTTCTTGTTGAACCAATTAGGTGATTAATTTGAATTATTGTTCTTTTTGGCTGTTAAGCATAAATACATCTCTCAGTTTGCTTCCACAACACATGAACGTTTTTGAActccataaataaaagcatcatGAATATTACTTACAATTGCTCAAAATTCAATTTTCTTTTGCAGAGCAAAGAATGTGCAAGACCCTAGGAgaacaactatgagggctatattgGATAGAtccattcctttttttttttggcgaacATTCCTTATTTTTCTTTGATAAATGAAGGATTTTATTAATTCACACTCATTATATCGAGTTGATACAATAACCATGTATTTACTTCTGGCCCAAAGCAAAGAGAAACTTGACACTCTAATGACTACCAATCCTAAGACCGATCACCACCCATGGGATTGGATTGAAGGAGAAATGAACTAATTTACCAATCCTGAGACTGATCGCGACTGATCGCCACCCATGGGGATTGGTGAGGATTGAAGGAGAAATGAACTAATTTTTCACTCGATCCCCTCCAATCCACATGttctagcttttttttttttgaaggtcCATGTTCTAGCTTTTGAATCCATTGATTTTCCGTTGATGCTCTGTGACTGTAGAATGAACACTTTGATTCAATGCCGGATGATGGGTGGAGAATTGGTGATACTAGCAGTATATCTAGCTCTTAGCCTAAGGAAATAGTAATGAATATTTTCCCAATGTCATCCATCCTCAGGGATATAAATGTATGTGAACTATCATTCCTAACCTTTGTTACGGGCTTACAATCCTGTATGAAATAAGCATCAAAAGCATCCCAATATGAGCCTCATGATGTAGTTTTAGACAAGAACTCTGACCGAAGCAAACAATCTGCAGCCTATTACACTATTGCAGTACAATATATAgctccgttcgtttcgctgaaaaaacaagccgaaacactgtttcggctaatttgttgtgagagaaaaacaccgtttcaactgaaaaaacaagctgaaaagtatggcttataagagaagcgaacggggcctagtgTGATTTGGACCGTGAGTTCCAGAGCTCTAGCACTCCATTTGTTCGTGTTGCTACCCATTCTCAAGCAATAGCTAGTTTCCCTTGCACACTAATTTTCACTAATTGCTCAGCTAATTTCTTCTCTGCCTTATTATTTGTTCGCATATTTGTTTGGGAAGAGGATAGGAGAGCAAGAGAACTCGCTGCTTCAAACGAAAGCAAGGATATAAATAGGATGGAAGAGAGGGATTGTATTTAGTGCAAGAATGCAAGAATGCAAGGGTAGTTGATGAGGGGATAAAttctgtgtagaagtagtagttgAGACTACGGAAGCTCAGTTTTTTTTTGAGTTTTGGATGAATACGGTGGTTTTTTAAAATACCGATGTATCTAAAAGGAAGAAGGTGTTTAGATGTAAATAATTTGGAGTTTTACAAACTACAGTGTCGGTGTAGAAAATGactaacacataaatatttatagttttgccgtacgttgtgatcggacgtggcctagtactcaatgacatagagtttatattggttcaggcaacgtgccctacgtccagtttgagtcggtcggtgactttattcctgagcccatgtgctcgaagtttgttgtaggGTTATAAacaagagggagtaagatggggggtgcaagaggtccggtcggactctggaccgaaggaccgagagagacgggagctcctacatgcgctaagtatacgctcgggacaataaatctatgacttgcctagagtcatatgcaacgatcggtccttaaccgacctgACAAGaaaaaacaatgtaaccaagctatgccccgagtccacggcgacacaacctcttatatccaccaatacccaaaccatatcctagccctgtcaccattttttctttccaccatttatatttttcaagtgataataatacagtagtatattttctatctctcgcgagtgacagacaatcactcgacttctaccggagtcctgtagcatagcattctatatgatcctgtcatactagtaagactcataggataaagatatatatgcaagtgggtttcattcaactccttaaaacttaatgcacaaatataatttagactgcagaaaagtagaggttatgcaccggggcttgcctgggtaagatatattaaaaagttagtgtctgcatcttcagatcatccaccattagctgaataacaagcccattgcatcatctcctagagagaataccattacaccatcttcggattcccaatcatccttcaattggtccattgatccatcatcgtacctatatgatatgcattgatgcaaatgcaaagatgtaattaatcaactatgATCGTGATTCGTAAAGTACGATTTACACCTCTCGAGTTATTGGGCTAGTTTTAACGACgcccgtacttaggctacatatacacgttgttggATAAGGTGTTATTTCCCAaccattcttttagttatataaggtgttcctttatttcattctatcgatttaatccttattcgaaatagagcatcattagctaCCCAGTAAACTGATTATTCTatagctacaaaaattaccacgagTACCTAATATTACTAAGAGCCTACTGcaaaaattttagatccaacactattaccgatttatcacaacaattcatataagttatatttttataatattaagtatcccaatttaattatatagctcctaagaatataatcaaactatgtgaacaaaatacactattagatggatcatgattttaggaactcaaccaaactggtttggcatttttctgatttttctacATTTTATTATCAATTTTTGAAGAGCACTAATTTAACAAAACAAACAATTCAACAGGAAAGGACCTGGGTGGCCAAGCTTGGCCCGCAGGCGCGCGTGGCCCAACACGGCGCGGCGGCCCAGCAGCTGCGCGCGTGGCCCGTTAGCCAGGCGTGGCCCAGCGGCGCGGGCGGCACGCGACCGGCCCAGTGGCCAAGCAGTGGCCTAGGCGGGGCGCAGCGCGAGCGGCCCAGTCGCGGCAGCCAGCGGCAGGCCagcccagcaagccggcccaaCGCGGTTAGGGCACGGTGACGACGTCATATATGCGAAACGACCCCTATGCTTTTCTCGATTCGCCCCTAGGTCCATAGTACTGTTCAAATGGGTCATGTATTTAGCAAAAACAACCCTATATAATTCTTTTGCTTGGACTCTTAGCCTTCTCACCTCTTTCCAAAAGCAGAGCACCAGGGGAGGGCACGGTGACCGGCGGCTGTGGCACAACGCGGCACAGCCCGCAGTGGCGTCGGTGGCCAAGCAGCGCGGTACGGGACACGGAAGTGGGGGCTCGCGCGCTCGCACAAGGTGGCAGGGGCGAACCGGCTCGGCAGCGGGGTGCGGGCACGCCTGGCCAAGGCGACGGACCGAGGTGGAGGGGAAGAAGCGATGGCGCTACGGTGCTGGACCACGGCCATGGGTGGCACCCCGCCCCTACGCGACGCGCACCAGCCGGCTATAGCCAGCCAGCCGCCTTATGGGACGGCGCCTACGGTGAGCAGCAGGCCTTGCTGGGGAGGTGCACGGACCGGGTGGAGCCCCGGGCATGGGCGGCTGCGGGCGCGGTGGCGCGTCATGACAGGTACTTGGCGTGGGGCAGCGTGGGGCCACGGAGCATGCGCGCTCGCGCATGGTGGCCAGGCGACGGCGGCTCGGCGCGCTGTGGAGCCGCGGTGGAGTAGTGGACCAGTGCGGAGAAGGAAAGAGGCACAGGTGCTTCGCGGGGCCAGGCACGTGGCCGAGGAGCTCGCGCGCGGACGGAGAGCAGGGCGTGTGCGGCAGAGGCGGTGGCCAAGCAGGCACAAAAGGAGCCGTGGTGAAGGGGATGGGAGGAGCACGCTTCGGGCACAGACAAGCAGCAGCAAAGAAAAAGGGAGAAGGATACAACACGACGTAGGCAACGTCGTACATGGCCAGAGGACGGACACGGGGACAGGACAGGACAACACATCATGGCGTCAATGCGAAAGGACAGCAGAAGCAGAGGACATGCCAAAACTCGACGAGACAATAGAGGCAGGTAAAAAAAGTAGTacccggcagcagcagcagcagcaatgaGCAGGGCGTACTGGCATAAAAGACAATCAGAGTCCGAGAGAGCGAGCAAGCGGGGAGGCAGGACTAACTCGGCTTCACTCTGCCATGGCGCGACGTTAATAATTCGGATGACGGATTTATTCAGAGCAAGGGAGACGCACCACTATACTCAAACGTCTAGAATGACAGTGCAGCAAGGACAATAGGGCTTTTAAATATAATCTCCGATGTTGACACGAAAAGCTGGTTTTTTAATTAAttttaaaatctgagaaaatcATTTCGGAAATTTTATTAGacctaaatcttggtgctaaacgagctcgtaacactaagggtgttacaaccaaccccccttaaaaagaatctcgtcccgagattcaaagttgGAACCAGAAAAGGGGGAAATGCGATTACATTCTGTAGattagggattacacgaaagtttacacgacttcgaatactaagccacacggggatctagggatacatggttaagatcaacttggtacaaccgagacctactccagaagtcgagatagacggggacaatggagaaacaacaagaagataattatccaaaacatggcgtagcaccaacagatccaaaaacagtcgactgagaagtaaaacatcgtgaaccctaagattaactacccaaaagggaacttgaacttttGCGACAAAtcggatcctttcttctcctcagattacaccatcacctccgactgacgaacctagcttcacaatggcgactggatctcgtagctatgctccaaatgcggggggaatggggatgaagaagaggagcaaggaccaaggggattTTATAGAATCAAACGGAGGTAGGGCATGACACACTAGAAACGGAGgcggcggggatgggatacacagacgggTCATGCTGCACTCACTGCACAAGCGAGCggatgggaaataaaggagaggaaatAGGAATGTACGCTCGACGAGGAAGACGTGTGAGCGGTCGTGTGcacaaaaaggaagaaagaaggGAAGGGGAAATAGGGGGCATCCGGTACGAGGGACGAGGCATGAGAGTTGAGAGCCGATTGGATACTAGAAAAAAGGAGAAACAcacagtgcacaaagatggcgagcactACACGATGCCGTAGCCACGCAAAAATGGGGTACTACAGATACCGACACAAGCGGCGTTtgtagggcacgcagcgaaacgACCCAGCATGCACAgcgcggtcaactaagcacagggcttgggacaagacGTCTACTCAGACTTTGCTATTACTCCTgactacccgaggctaactttccttactactcttctttttctttcctttactcgaccacatctaTCTTTCATGTATACTGAggccatgtcatactttcttcctccaaaaccacctcttgTTTTCCTTAAGAGAGCATTtctgcatcaacccattgtggatttcctgtttgaacacctgaatattttcaaggagaatattttgtagcaaaGCGGTATGGCTGTGTAACTTggcaaaggtacttggttaacaaccttgaTACTAGCGCGTGCTGAGCAGTGTCAcatgtggtagctgttccacagggagcccttagtttcatcgtggcaccataagctattaaccaggcaactactaccaacttacacgccatgaaggcggtggggtcatagaccgtagaataaggggagtattgcaaggggaaaatcaaacaacaaaggttcccttcacaacaagggacaaggaattcaaatccaacgacagatttgttttaaagagattcaagtgttctattaggacatccacaattagttaacatagtgtcctatattatccaatcacggctgatctgctggtaTCTGAATGTCAACtcctcttgtaacccgcttaatatcaccCTGGAAAACCTTAAGCACGTCTAACGAACTgagggtagatgaacgcaataaacacaccgaactaaataaaatgcatgttccaatggTCTCATACaggtacatcatacaggcattcaggctcccattcacgacacagcattcacctacggttgaacgatctcaacaactatggacgacAACAATGGCAAGAATACAATACTGGAGGACAGTGACGAAAAGtactactacgggtacatcatcccaaggcactaatctacatcttctcggggcaatggctgagtgagaggaattaagggctcttcttctgacacttccgagggtggaggtgctggcggtgctgcaacactagttcttcttctttctagcaggtggatagggatcccttccaagaccagggcatcctgcctttcagcagccaacgtcctccactcggccctggtgataagataggccacccgcagctgatggacatgccgatctttagcctcctttagggcttctaacatggcagtctcccggctctcagtagctacagcgctggcatgcgcttcggcgagcagcacctagagcatccgattgaagatctcggcttcctcggctcgatggaggtagctcctcagttccaaggcttgccagTCGTACTACTCatctagagcgagcaggtacgtggtcaagtgcaccacggtgggactgtcctcttacgcatcccgcccttgcaaagcctccatgcaagccctccatgcccgccggttcctatccaaaggtggaaagaactgcatgggggtacgggcaataggctcctcatagatctggcagaggtaccgcaaggctttgcgggccacaacctggtaggtgtcggtgaagctaaacccggtgGCGCTCACACTCCAGGCTTAAGTGAGGTTGGGGAACTATTCACTCTTcttgatgtagacggtaacctcacactactcggtgccatgctcctcatactcatgaccctcatactcgggatgatctttaattctgagcttttgcagggtggcatgcaggattttgggaaaaccctcaatgtttaggAAATAACTACTAagccaggctcctgccattttctagaggtggtggtgaggaaggctaagcgaaaagctggctcaaggaaaagctaagcaagctaaagtgcgccgagtggtgataccaatagCTAAGCCAGACTCTAcatataaaggcggagcgtttaGTGGTCCTAGcatggttcaccagggttcccgcgtggGATCACTATGACAAATCGACCAAACTCCGTGCATTctaggcgagcgacgtgcgaggccattactaactagtacgactgcagggcaagggtccgacaagaatGCAGAAAAGGGGTACAGGAAGATGTGGGTCATGACCGacgtgaaccacgggcgaacgcggAGCATGAAGCCACAGCGCAGACCTAACTCCAGAACAGGAACGAAGCAGTCGTGCACAATCCGACACGCATGACACATATGGGTagcgtatctgcaagcaatatTGCACTaaaatgcacaaacaggatatgcatgaatgcgtgtcctatatgtccttccattgttgccaacatatagggcaaccgttcttagagttttggcacatcgttctctccttaTAGCTAGTCGATATTATCAGACTATGcttgagtcagtgtacctacagaaaaattgattaagcctacctaagtcagtagagtgccatctatcctggatacataaccatagtaatagggctacttatatacttcaCATACaaatgtcctaactttttgcaaaaatggattgtcaaatttttagtttagaaaaggttttcgaagctttatttcctcatttatgctctgataccacctgtggcagaaccgcctaatctaatgcctcacaggagtgctgtCTTcccttagacactaagcactcgagggaaaacactaaattactcggttctattgggcacaccctaggggagaacccgaaaatccacatttttgccatcaggatcacaaatgagagaataaagcttacatcattcttaaccatttcttacatcacttgtagtacaacatcatagtataatattttGCATTAcaacagcagaatgtaatcatattatcagagttatgacctgtttaatttaacagtggaatataaacatatgatcagaattacagcagaaataaatagatattcatagcatgatgaagcattagtatataagttatgacaacagattataaatcttttgtttataaaaacatttggcgagagttgtaaataaactacgatcgtagcgttaaggaatcctcgctgagcccaccaggaggtatccacacacaagggttagctctagcgtccacctgtcacctgcaatagggggaataaaaccttgagtactcaattgtactcagcaagacttacccgacgggaggaaagaaaagactccaaggatatgcaaggctatctagcttgtgggtttattgcatttgcaggaaagcattactaagcatgcgtccttatattcgatttttattaagagccacattggttcattaactaaccattctatgtaagcacctgtgctactttcaagcaggtggtaagctaTCAGATTtcttttttccatcttccatctttcatccttcagttcttactatgatgctagagttaagacaagtcgtaccgactcggtggtgattcgcaaaccaatgtgcccagctgggtgccccaaaaacacacgcaccgtttgtaccccaggcacaagcaggactaacccatcactctcctgtcctgggtgtccaggtccccgtccaaacttggactccaagcccctacatcctaagtcccggactccgcgtggtgcaaggacctccaccatctccgcctccaattagtcggtccgaaaagagccagatccgtgataagagagcaacaagccttccctgtccccatacccaagtatgcgctcgggacaataaatctatgacttgcctagagtcatatgcaacgatcggtccttaaccgacctgATAGGGAAAAataatgtaaccaagctatgtcctgagtccacggtgacacaacctcttacacccaccaatacccaaaccatatccccgcccggtcaccatttttcctttccaccatttatattttccatgtgataataatacagtagtatatttcctatctctcgtgagtgacaggcaatcactcgacttctatcggagtcctgtagcatagcattctacatgatcctatcatactagtaagactcataggataaagatatatatgcaagtgggtttcattcaactccttaaaacttaatgcacaaatataatttagactgcagaaaagtagaggttatgcaccggggcttgcctgggtaagatatattaaaaagttagtgtctacatctttagatcatccaccatcagctaaataacaagcccattgcatcatctactagagagaataccattacactatcttcggattcccaatcatccttcaattggtcCATTGAtctatcatcgtacctatatgatatgcattgatgcaaatgcaaagatgtaattaatcaactgcgaTCGTGATTCGTAAAGTACGATTTATGCCTCTCGAGCTATCGGGCTAGTTTtaacgacgaccatacttaggctacatatacacgttgtcggataaggcattATTTGCCAaccattcttttagttatataaaccaaggtgttcctttatttcattctatcgatttaatccttattcgaaatagagcatcattagctaCCCAGTAAACTGATTATTTTgtagctacaaaaattaccatgagtacctaatattgctaagaGCCTACTGcaaaaattttagatccaacactatcaccaatttatcacaacaattcatataagttatatttttacaatattaagtatcccaatttaattatatagctcctaagaatatcatcaaactatgtgaacaaaatatactattggatagatcatgattttaggaactcaaccaaACAGGTTTGgcatttttctattttttctacaTTTTATTATCAATTTTTGAAGAGCACTAATTTAACAAAACAAACAACTCAACAGGAAAGGACCTGGGCAGCCAAGCTTGGCCCGCAGGCACGCGCGTGGCCCAGCAGCGCGGGCGACACGCGACTGGCCCAGCGTGCAAACAGTGGCCTAGGCCTGGCGCAGCGCGAGCGGCCCAGTCGCGGCAGCCAGCGGCAGGCCGGTCCAGCAAGCCGGCCCAACGCGGTTAGGGCATGGTGATGATGGCATATATGCGGAACGACCCCTATGCTTTTCTTAATTCTCCCCTAGGTCCATAATACTGTTCAAATGGGTCATGTATTTAGCAAAAACAACCCTATATAATTCTTTTGCTTGGACTCTTAGCCTTTTCACCTCCTCTTTCCAAAAGCAGAGCACCAGGGGAGGGCACGGTGACCGGCGGCTGTGGCACAATGCGGCACAGCCCGCAGTGATGTCGGTGGCCAAGCAGCGCGGCACGGGACACGACAGTGG from Miscanthus floridulus cultivar M001 unplaced genomic scaffold, ASM1932011v1 fs_374_1_2, whole genome shotgun sequence includes the following:
- the LOC136531576 gene encoding AP-4 complex subunit sigma-like, giving the protein MTIRFVLFVNKQGQTRLAQYYEHLSLDERRALEGEIVRKCLARTDQQCSFVEHRNYKVVYRRYASLFFLVGVDNDENELAILEFIHLFVETMDRHFGNVCELDIMFHLEKVHFMLEEMVMNGCIVETSKQNILAPIQLMEKTS